One Salmo trutta chromosome 26, fSalTru1.1, whole genome shotgun sequence DNA window includes the following coding sequences:
- the LOC115163641 gene encoding solute carrier family 25 member 36-A-like, whose amino-acid sequence MSQRDTLVHLFAGGCGGTVGAILTCPLEVVKTRLQSSHITLYVSEVQLSTVNGPSVARMSPPGPLHCLKLILEKEGARSLFRGLGPNLVGVAPSRAIYFAAYSSAKERLNGVFQPDSTQVHMVSAGLAGFTAITATNPIWLIKTRMQLDSRNRGEKPMNAFECLRRVYQTEGLRGFYRGMSASYAGISETVIHFVIYESIKRRLLEVKAAQHMDDEEEESSKDASDFVGMMLAAATSKTCATSIAYPHEVIRTRLREEGTKYRSFFQTLTTVPKEEGYRALYRGLTTHLVRQIPNTAIMMCTYELVVYMLNG is encoded by the exons ATGAGTCAGAGAGATACCCTGGTTCATCTGTTTGCTGGAGG gtGTGGGGGAACGGTAGGAGCCATCCTGACCTGTCCCCTGGAGGTGGTGAAGACCAGACTACAGTCATCCCACATCACACTCTACGTGTCTGAGGTGCAGCTCAGTACCGTCAATGGGCCCAGCGTAGCACGCATGTCCCCTCCAGGACCCCTGCACTGCCTCAA GTTGATTCTTGAGAAAGAAGGAGCCCGCTCTCTGTTCAGGGGCCTGGGGCCTAACCTAGTGGGCGTGGCCCCCTCCAG AGCCATCTATTTTGCTGCATACTCCAGTGCCAAAGAGAGACTGAATGGAGTGTTTCAGCCGGACTCTACACAGGTCCACATGGTGTCTGCTGGCTTGGCAG GGTTCACAGCCATCACAGCTACCAACCCTATCTGGCTCATCAAGACTCGCATGCAGCTGGACTCCAG GAACCGTGGGGAGAAGCCCATGAATGCCTTTGAGTGTTTGCGGCGGGTGTACCAGACAGAAGGCCTGCGAGGGTTTTACCGGGGAATGTCAGCGTCCTACGCTGGAATCTCAGAGACTGTGATCCACTTTGTCATCTACGAGAGCATCAAGCGGCGCCTCCTGGAGGTCAAGGCAGCGCAGCACATGGACGACGAGGAGGAGGAGTCGTCCAAGGATGCCTCGGACTTTGTGGGGATGATGCTCGCCGCCGCCACCTCCAAGACCTGTGCCACGTCCATCGCTTATCCCCACG AAGTGATCCGGACCCGGCTACGGGAGGAAGGCACCAAGTACCGTTCCTTCTTCCAGACTCTGACCACGGTGCCCAAGGAAGAGGGCTACCGGGCACTGTACCGCGGCCTCACCACCCACCTGGTGCGCCAGATCCCCAACACCGCCATCATGATGTGTACCTACGAACTAGTGGTCTACATGCTAAATGGTTAA